The DNA sequence ATTTCTGGTTTCTTCGCATCCATCATCGGCACCATCATCATGTCGATCGTCTCCGCCATTGTCGACGCCGTCATCGGCGAGTGACTTACCGAGAAACTCGAAAACCTAATCCGGAAAATCCTACGGTTTGAATCTTTCCAAAGAGTAATCCAATCTGATAATCCAACCCAACAACGCCAAGGGCCCTGTGAGCTTGAAACTCACAGGGCCCTTGCGGTATGTCCTAAAAGGAATGGGATTCAGAAATCAGCGAGCGTAGAACTCGACGACATACTGAATGTTGACCTCGACCGGAATCTCTTTGGTTTCCGGCTTACGGGTGAGAGTCGCCTTGAGCGAAGGCAGGTTGACGTCCAGGTATCCGGGGACGGCGGGCAGCACATCGCGGTGCACGCCCTCAGCGGCGATCTGGAAGGGAACCATGGTCTGGCTCTTCGGCTTGACCTGAATGGTCTGGCCGGGCTTGACGCGGTAGGACGGACGGTCCACCACGTTGCCGTCGACCATGATGTGACGGTGCACGACATACTGGCGTGCCTGGGCGGTCGTGCGGGCGAAGCCTGCGCGAAGCACCAGGGCGTCGAGACGGGTCTCGAGATCGACGAGCATTGCATCGCCGGTCTGGCCCTTGGTGTGGGTGCCCTTTTCATAAGCTGCACGAAGCTGCTTCTCGGAGACGCCGTACTGGGCGCGCAGACGCTGCTTCTCGCGCAGACGAACCGCATAATCGGATTCGGTGCGGCGACGCGTGCGGCCATGCTCACCAGGAGCGTACGGACGCTTCTCGAAGATGCGCTGAGCCTTGGGAGTCAGTGCGATGCCGAGGGCACGCGAAAGGCGCACCTGACGGCGAGAACGCTGAATGTTGGTCATTGCATTGTTCCTTTGTATTCTGTCGTTATCTGAACGGAACGCGGAATCTTGAAGAAACCGCGCTGAGCCGGGCCTCTCCAGTGCTTCATGGCGCCAAACGCCAACGATGTCCATCACTTACGCGAGGAACCGCCGACCCACTGATGGGCTAAGACTCCAGATAATGCCCGCCTTATGGCAGGCACAAAATGCCATTTTACTCTCAGGCTGTGGACGAGGCTCGCATTTTTCCAGACCTTTGAAAAAATGCGAGTCGGAATCAAACATTCACCGGCAGCTGAATTACCATAACTGTTGAAATATCAGCGTTTCATGAGCATTCGGCAAATTTGACAATGTTCATTTGGCTCACATTTTTATTCTTGCTCAAAAAATGTGAGCCTCGCGTTATCTACAGCTTCTCAATCGGGGCAACGCGGAGCATCAGACGTTTGACTCCGTCGGAACCGAAATCGACGGTGATGATCGAGTTGCGGCCCTTGTCCTGGGTGTCGACGACCGTGCCCAAGCCGTACTGGTCGTGGGTGATCTTGTCGCCGATTTTGAAATCGGAGATGTCGAGCTTATTGTCTTTTTTGAGAGATGACGCCGGAACCGCGCGCGAGGCGGATTTCGGAGAAGTGTGGCGCGTCGTCACTTTCCCGCCGCGGGTAGAACCGGAACCATAGGATGACGAACCATAGCCAGAACGCGAGCCGTATGAGGAACCGCCAGAAGAATGGGAACCGTAACCTGAACGGGAAGAAGAACCGCGGTAGCCGGAGCCGGAACCATATAAGGAGCGGGAACCTGAACGCGAACTTTGAGCAGAACCGGAACGGGAACCGTACGAAGAACCCGAATGAGATCTGTACGACGAACCTGAGCCATACGAACCGGATCGCGAGCCATGCGAAGAACCATAACCCGAACGTCCGGAGCCATATCCGGAACCGTGTGAACCGCCATACGAAGATGATGAACCGGAACCACCGAAGGTGGAACCGGATGAGAAGCCGTCGTCATCTTCCCAACCGCCGAACTCATCGTCGAAATCGCTGTCACCTCCGTCCGAGCTCCAACCGGAATGCATACGCTCTACGCCGGCCTCGCGCCGCTTCCAGTCGATGAGGTTGTCGGGAATCTCGTCAAGGAACTGGCTGGGCAGCATGTCGGCGGTCTGGCCCCACTGCGAGCGCACCGCCGCGCGGGTGACATAAAGGCGCTGCTTGGCGCGTGTAATACCAACGTAAGCCAAACGCCGTTCCTCGGAAAGTTCCTGCTCGTCCTCAAGCGAGCGCGAGTGCGGGAACGTGCCCTGCTCCATACCGGTAAGGAAAACGACCGGATATTCAAGGCCCTTGGCCGTATGCAGGGTCATCAGTGTGACCTTGCCTGTGTCTTCCCCCTCGCTGGGCAATTGGTCGGAATCCGCGACCAACGCCGTGGTCTCGAGGAATCCGGCAAGGGTGGCATCCGGCGTTTTCTGCTCGAATTCGGCGGCCACGGACTGCAACTGCGAAAGGTTCTCGACACGCGACTCGTCCTGCGGGTCAGTGGAACGCTGCAATTCCTCAAGCAGTTTGGATTGGCTGAGCACTTCCGCCACGATCTCGGAAGGCTTGGAATCATGGTCGGCAGCGAATTGCATCAGTCCGCGCATCAGGTCACGGAATTCGGCAAGCTTCGTGCGGGTGCGTGTCGGAAGGTCGGGAATTTCGTCCATGTGCTCGATGCCGCCCCAGAACGGCACGTTGTGTGTATCGGCATAGTCGGCGACCAGAGCCTCAGCCCGTGCTCCAAGCCCGCGTTTCGGCGTGTTCATGATCCGGCGCATGTTGACGCTGTCGGCCGGGTTGGTGATGGCTTGCAGGTAGGCGATGGCGTCCTTGACCTCACGGCGTTCGTAGAACTTCGTGCCGCCGACCAGCTGGTAGGGAATGCCCGCGTTGATCAGCGCTTCCTCAAGCGCCCGCGACTGCGCGTTGGCGCGGTACATGATGGCCATGTCGGCATAGCGGTACCCGTTTTCACTCTTGAGGTTGGCGATCTCGTTGGCGATCCAAGCGCCTTCCTGCTGGGCGTTGTCGGCGGCGTAACCGACGATCGGCTCCCCCTTGCCAAGCGAGGTCCAGAGCTTCTTGGGTTTGCGTCCGGTGTTCTTGGAAATGACGGCATTGGCTGCGTCGAGGATGGTCTGGGTGGAACGGTAGTTCTGTTCCAGCATGATGGTCAGTGCCCCCGGGAAGTCCTTCTCAAAGTCCTGAATGTTGCTGATGTCCGCCCCGCGGAAGGCATAAATGGACTGGTCGGAATCACCGACCACCGTCACCCAAGCCGGCCCTTCGCGTCCGGCTGTCGGCTGGTTCGGGGCAGGCACGGCCTTCTTGTCGTCAACGCCGGAAAGCTCACGTACCAGCTCATATTGGGCGTGGTTGGTGTCCTGGTATTCGTCGACCAGAATGTAACGGAACTTGTGGTGATAGTAATCTGTGACTTCGGGATGGTCGTGCAAAAGCTCGACGGTACGCACAATCAGGTCATCGAAATCGACGGCGTTCGCGGCGGCAAGCCGGTGCTGGTACTCGGCGTACACAACAGCGTAGAGCGCTTCCGTATTGTCGTAACGGCCTATCTGATAGCCCTGTTGGCCGGGTGTGTAGTCCGGCGCGTAGGTCTTGAGCAGTTCCTGCCAACCGACGAGTTTGTTTTTATAGTCGGAAATCTGGCCCAGGATGGCGCGGGGCGTATAGCGTTTCAGATCGATGTTGAGGCTGGTGCCGATGAGCTTGATAAGCCGCTGGCTGTCGGCGGTGTCGTAGATGGAGAAGCCTGAATTGAGGCCGATGGCCTTGCCGTCACGCCGCAAAATGCGCACGCACGCGGAATGGAAGGTCGAAATCCACATGCGTTGCGCGACCGGACCGATCAGCGTCTCCAGACGTTCCCGCATTTCTGCTGCGGCCTTGTTGGTGAAGGTGATAGCAAGAATCTGGCTGGGGTAGGCACCGAAGTGCGAAAGAATCCATGCCACGCGGCGGGTCAGCACACGGGTCTTGCCCGATCCGGCGCCCGCGCCGATCAGCAGCGCCGGGCCGCGATACTGCACCGCCTTGGCCTGTTGCCCGTTGAGGTCGCCGAGAAGTTCCTCGGCGCTTCGTGCAATGAAATCCGGATCCTGTGCCACACCTGTTCCCTTCGAAAAAGCCGCCTGCGAGCGCCTTAGTTTCACTTTTGCGCGCCCACTATAGGTCTTCATTTTTACCACACCCAGTTGTCATCAAATCGCCCACCCTGAACGGAATCCGGCATCAATCGGCCGCAAATCGGACATTGGTGATTTCGGAATATTCACGTTTTGAGTAGCCTATGAGAGCTTATGGGCAGCATCTTTATATCTCTAATGAAATTATTTAAAAGCAACGAATATAAATAGAATATATTACTGACCACAAGTCTGTCTTATGTTCGTCACCTCCCGTGATTATGCTCGTAGACCATATATACGCGTTGCAAGAGGCATCGCCGAGAACTAACCGACGGAAATGAGAGGATGACATGAAGGAACTTGAAGACAGGATTCGTCGGGATGGAACCGTAAAGCCGGGCGACGTGCTCAAGGTCGATGCCTTCCTCAACCACCAGTGCGACGTGACGCTGTTCGACCATATGGGAGCCGAATGGGCGCGCATCTTCGCTGGCAAGAAAATCGACAAGATTTTGACCATCGAGGCCAGTGGTATCGGCATTGCCTGCATCGCGGCGCAGCATTTCGGCAATGTCCCCGTGGTTTTCGCCAAGAAATCGCAATCCATCAACCTTGACGGCGACCAGTATGCCGCCAAAGTCTATTCCTACACCAAGCAAAAGGAATTCCCCGTCATCGTTTCCAAGCGCTTCCTCACCAAAGGAGAACATGTCCTCCTGATCGATGATTTCCTCGCCAATGGCAAGGCCATGCACGGCCTCATCGACATCTGCAACGAGGCTGGTGTGGTCATTGAAGGCATTGGCATCGCCATCGAAAAAGGTTTCCAGCGTGGTGGCAAGGAACTGCGTGGGGCCGGCTATGATGTCGCTTCACTTGCGATTGTCAAAGCGATGGACGGCGAAAGCGGCACCATCGAATTCGACTGAGTTTCCATATTTATTATTCATTCAACTCACTGCGGCCTGCCTGAAAGATATTGTATCCGGCGGCCGCTTTTTTATTATCGATTTGGATGTCTACGTTACGTTCCGGCGCTTATTTATATTTCAGCGCTTATTGCTGGATTCACTGATTCCAAAACGGTATGCGGCCGAACAAATCCTAACAGTTTCATATCGGAACAAACCGCGTCACCTTAGAGAAACACCCTGAACCCCGTCTGCCCACTGCCGGGCGTACAATTTTCAGCTGTCAGCACTATCTCAATTTCACCAGGAAAAGAGACCCTTTGAGCACTGATCAGCACGACATCCAGAACGATGCCAAATCTTCGAATATCAATCCATCACATGATGAACATATGGCTGCCGACAGACCTGCACCGGCTTCATCGAATCCGCAGGCGACTTCATCGAGCAATCACGATTCAGGATTCGCCTCTCATCTGCCTTGGCGAAAACACAGCAGCGGTGACTCTTCCGATAGTTCCAAACAGCCGAAACCCAGTACCGAAGAGGCTCTGACCAATCTTGACGGGCAGATTTCCTTCTGGCGCGGCATCCCCTTCGGTTTGCAGCACGTCATGGCGATGTTCGTCGCCAACCTCGCCCCAATCTTCCTGGTGACGGCCGCCGCGCATCTGACGCCCGCGCAATCGGCAATGATCATTCAGAACGGCCTTCTGGTGGCTGGCCTCGGCACTTGCCTGCAACTCTACCCGCTGTGGCGTGTCGGCAGCCGTCTGCCCATGGTCACCGGCATCTCCTTCACCTACGTCGCCGCGGCCACCGCCATCGTCGGCAAACAGGGCTACGGTGCGCTTGTCGGAGCCGTTATCGTCGGTGGCCTGCTTGAGTTGATACTTGGCTTGACCGCACAATTCTGGAAGAAATACGTGCCGCCGATCGTCTCCGCCATCGTCGTGACTTCGATTGGTTTTTCATTGCTTTCCACCGGTGCCTCATCGTTCGGCGGCGGCGCGGGAGCCAAGGACTTCGGCAGCTGGCAGAATCTTACGCTCGGTCTCATCTCGCTGGTCGCCTGCCTTGCCTTCCAGCTGTTGATGAAGGGTACCGTCAAGCAGCTTTCGATTCTCTTCGGTCTGGTCGTGGGCTATATCGTCGCCATTTTCTTCGGCAAGGTCGATTTCTCCGGCTTCCAGCACCTGCAGGTGGTAAGCATCCCGCATTTCATGCCGTTCGCGCCGACCTTCGACATCGGTTCCATCATTTCCTTCGCCCTGCTCTATGTCGTCTCTTCCGTTGAGGTTCTGGGTGACACCGCCGCACTTTCCCAAGTAGGTCTGAATCGTCTGCCTACCGACAGAGAGACTTCGGGGGCCATCGCCGGCGACGGTCTTATCTCCACCATCTCCGGTTTGTTTGGCTGCCTGCCGCTAACCTCGTTCGCCCAGAACATCGGACTGGTGGCGGTCACCAAGGTCGTCAACCGCAAGGTCATACTTTCCGGCGGGCTCATTCTGATTCTCGCCAGTTTCGTACCGGCTGTCGCACAGCTCTTCAACTCCATGCCGCAGGCCGTGCTCGGCGGCTGCACCATCATGATGTTCGGCAACATCATCCTCTCCGGCTTCCAGATGATCGCGGAGGCGGGCTTCAGCCAGCGCAACACCACCATCGCGGCGCTTTCGCTTACGATCGGCATCGGTTTCACGCAGGTCGGCGGCATTTTCGCCCAGTTCCCGCAACTCTTCCAGTCGATCTTCGCCACCAACTGCATCGCCGTCTCGTTCGTGGTCGCGGTCATTTTGAACGCCGTGCTCCCCAGCGAGGAACATTTCCTGGTCAACACGCATGCCGGTTCCGAAGACAAGAACACATCCGAATGAACGATGCGTCTTATTCAGCAGCAACAACAAATCTGACTGCTGAATAAGACCTTAATTGCCGACATAATTGCGTATTTGCGTCTTTTCCAGCATTAACCACGGTATATCTGCTGGAAAAGACGTAAATAGAACGTTTAAATGCGCTTTTTCCAGCAGATATGCACCTGTTAGTGCTGGAAAAAGCGCATTTTTATTCAATGAGGACAAGCGAGACTCGAAAAATAAGACCGGCGGCCTTACGCATTACGTAAAACTACCGGTCTTATCCATGTATTGCACCACTTATGCCTGTAAAACATTAAACTTTGGCGGGCATGCAATCACCTCACTTTTTGATGCCCATGTACTCGTCGATGATGTCCTTATAGATGCCGATGAAATCGAAGTACATCGCTTTCGGCAGGCTTTCGTTGACACAGTGCATGGTGTTGTTGCCCGGTCCGAACATCACGTAGGCCGTGTCCTTGGGGCTCTGAAGCAGCAGCACGCTGCCGTCGGTACCGCCGGAGACGCCGAACATCGGAATCTCGGCCGGTTTGCCCTGCGCCTGTAGGTGACGCTCCCCCACGGACTTGACGATGTCGACGAGCCTTGCATCTTTGGGTCCGATCACCGGGATGATATCCATGCCCACGGTGTAAGAAACGATGGCCTTGTGGCTCTTGTTGAACTTGTCCACTTCCTCGTCCAAGATTGCCAGGATCTCCTTGTTGCGCAACTCGGGGATGATGCGGATATTAATCTCGGCACTGGCGGATTCGGGGATGGCGTTGACCTGCTGGCCGCCACGGATGACGTCGATGTTATAGACGGTGTCGCCGAGATCGGCGTTGCTCTTGCCAGCCGCCGCGGCCTTGATGCGCTTGGAGATGATATCAAGGAACTCAAGCAGATTCTCCACCGCGTTGATGCCGAGCGCCGGAGTCGAGCTGTGTGCGGCCTTGCCCTTCATATTGA is a window from the Bifidobacterium sp. ESL0745 genome containing:
- the rpsD gene encoding 30S ribosomal protein S4, which translates into the protein MTNIQRSRRQVRLSRALGIALTPKAQRIFEKRPYAPGEHGRTRRRTESDYAVRLREKQRLRAQYGVSEKQLRAAYEKGTHTKGQTGDAMLVDLETRLDALVLRAGFARTTAQARQYVVHRHIMVDGNVVDRPSYRVKPGQTIQVKPKSQTMVPFQIAAEGVHRDVLPAVPGYLDVNLPSLKATLTRKPETKEIPVEVNIQYVVEFYAR
- a CDS encoding UvrD-helicase domain-containing protein, with amino-acid sequence MAQDPDFIARSAEELLGDLNGQQAKAVQYRGPALLIGAGAGSGKTRVLTRRVAWILSHFGAYPSQILAITFTNKAAAEMRERLETLIGPVAQRMWISTFHSACVRILRRDGKAIGLNSGFSIYDTADSQRLIKLIGTSLNIDLKRYTPRAILGQISDYKNKLVGWQELLKTYAPDYTPGQQGYQIGRYDNTEALYAVVYAEYQHRLAAANAVDFDDLIVRTVELLHDHPEVTDYYHHKFRYILVDEYQDTNHAQYELVRELSGVDDKKAVPAPNQPTAGREGPAWVTVVGDSDQSIYAFRGADISNIQDFEKDFPGALTIMLEQNYRSTQTILDAANAVISKNTGRKPKKLWTSLGKGEPIVGYAADNAQQEGAWIANEIANLKSENGYRYADMAIMYRANAQSRALEEALINAGIPYQLVGGTKFYERREVKDAIAYLQAITNPADSVNMRRIMNTPKRGLGARAEALVADYADTHNVPFWGGIEHMDEIPDLPTRTRTKLAEFRDLMRGLMQFAADHDSKPSEIVAEVLSQSKLLEELQRSTDPQDESRVENLSQLQSVAAEFEQKTPDATLAGFLETTALVADSDQLPSEGEDTGKVTLMTLHTAKGLEYPVVFLTGMEQGTFPHSRSLEDEQELSEERRLAYVGITRAKQRLYVTRAAVRSQWGQTADMLPSQFLDEIPDNLIDWKRREAGVERMHSGWSSDGGDSDFDDEFGGWEDDDGFSSGSTFGGSGSSSSYGGSHGSGYGSGRSGYGSSHGSRSGSYGSGSSYRSHSGSSYGSRSGSAQSSRSGSRSLYGSGSGYRGSSSRSGYGSHSSGGSSYGSRSGYGSSSYGSGSTRGGKVTTRHTSPKSASRAVPASSLKKDNKLDISDFKIGDKITHDQYGLGTVVDTQDKGRNSIITVDFGSDGVKRLMLRVAPIEKL
- a CDS encoding xanthine phosphoribosyltransferase, yielding MKELEDRIRRDGTVKPGDVLKVDAFLNHQCDVTLFDHMGAEWARIFAGKKIDKILTIEASGIGIACIAAQHFGNVPVVFAKKSQSINLDGDQYAAKVYSYTKQKEFPVIVSKRFLTKGEHVLLIDDFLANGKAMHGLIDICNEAGVVIEGIGIAIEKGFQRGGKELRGAGYDVASLAIVKAMDGESGTIEFD
- a CDS encoding nucleobase:cation symporter-2 family protein — encoded protein: MSTDQHDIQNDAKSSNINPSHDEHMAADRPAPASSNPQATSSSNHDSGFASHLPWRKHSSGDSSDSSKQPKPSTEEALTNLDGQISFWRGIPFGLQHVMAMFVANLAPIFLVTAAAHLTPAQSAMIIQNGLLVAGLGTCLQLYPLWRVGSRLPMVTGISFTYVAAATAIVGKQGYGALVGAVIVGGLLELILGLTAQFWKKYVPPIVSAIVVTSIGFSLLSTGASSFGGGAGAKDFGSWQNLTLGLISLVACLAFQLLMKGTVKQLSILFGLVVGYIVAIFFGKVDFSGFQHLQVVSIPHFMPFAPTFDIGSIISFALLYVVSSVEVLGDTAALSQVGLNRLPTDRETSGAIAGDGLISTISGLFGCLPLTSFAQNIGLVAVTKVVNRKVILSGGLILILASFVPAVAQLFNSMPQAVLGGCTIMMFGNIILSGFQMIAEAGFSQRNTTIAALSLTIGIGFTQVGGIFAQFPQLFQSIFATNCIAVSFVVAVILNAVLPSEEHFLVNTHAGSEDKNTSE
- a CDS encoding ArgE/DapE family deacylase, translated to MNENEAMDLLRKFVGMHTENGNEKIVADEIKAIFDRAGVPCKVLPLEEDPTRANLVAELGHGEPVLGITGHMDTVSAQQEGWKTDPFKVTEDGDLIYGRGVTDMKAGLAAMVFAMLDLKKHEDQMHGTVRFLVTAGEEVGMPGAAALEKQGYMKGVEALLVGEPSGYNIVYATKGELNLNINMKGKAAHSSTPALGINAVENLLEFLDIISKRIKAAAAGKSNADLGDTVYNIDVIRGGQQVNAIPESASAEINIRIIPELRNKEILAILDEEVDKFNKSHKAIVSYTVGMDIIPVIGPKDARLVDIVKSVGERHLQAQGKPAEIPMFGVSGGTDGSVLLLQSPKDTAYVMFGPGNNTMHCVNESLPKAMYFDFIGIYKDIIDEYMGIKK